A genomic window from Equus caballus isolate H_3958 breed thoroughbred chromosome 5, TB-T2T, whole genome shotgun sequence includes:
- the LOC106783171 gene encoding small proline-rich protein 2E, protein MSYQQQEQCKQPCQPPPVCPPPKCPEPCPHPKCPEPCPPPKCPEPCPPPEIPPQLCQQKCPPVQPPPPCQQK, encoded by the coding sequence ATGTCCTATCAGCAGCAAGAGCAATGCAAGCAGCCCTGCCAGCCCCCTCCTGTGTGCCCACCTCCCAAGTGTCCAGAGCCATGCCCACATCCCAAGTGTCCAGAGCCGTGCCCACCTCCTAAGTGTCCAGAGCCATGCCCACCTCCGGAGATTCCACCTCAACTCTGCCAGCAGAAGTGTCCTCCTGTGCAGCCACCACCACCATGCCAGCAGAAGTGA